One window of the Chthoniobacterales bacterium genome contains the following:
- a CDS encoding D-alanine--D-alanine ligase, whose amino-acid sequence MNLQNQNIVVLKGGPGAERNVSLNSAAAVANALRTLGANVTEIDVAGPDFEIPEGTALAFNIIHGTFGEDGQLQALLDARGIPYTGEGEVGSRLAFDKIASKKAFEAAGVPTAKWEIVAKGDAPTLPLPLVAKPPREGSSVGVHIVQDTVALDAALEDCFARDTEVLIEEFIQGKELTVGVVGDEAFPIVEIVPKVDFYSYENKYTKGASDYYCPARLDAETTAKVQDAALAAHRSLGLEVYSRVDVLLDAAGNACVLEVNTIPGMTETSLLPKGAAAVGISFPALCERIAALSLAKGNPPA is encoded by the coding sequence ATGAATCTCCAGAATCAAAACATCGTCGTGCTCAAGGGCGGTCCCGGCGCCGAACGCAACGTCTCGCTAAATTCCGCCGCCGCCGTCGCCAATGCACTGCGCACGCTCGGCGCAAACGTCACCGAGATCGACGTTGCGGGACCGGATTTCGAGATTCCGGAAGGCACCGCGCTCGCGTTCAACATCATCCACGGCACCTTCGGCGAGGACGGTCAGCTCCAGGCCCTCCTCGACGCGCGCGGTATTCCCTATACCGGTGAAGGTGAAGTCGGCAGCCGCCTTGCGTTCGACAAGATCGCGAGCAAGAAGGCCTTCGAGGCCGCCGGCGTGCCCACCGCGAAATGGGAGATCGTCGCGAAGGGCGATGCCCCCACGCTGCCCCTTCCGCTGGTCGCCAAGCCGCCTCGCGAAGGCTCCAGCGTCGGCGTGCACATCGTGCAGGACACTGTCGCACTCGACGCCGCGCTGGAGGATTGCTTCGCCCGCGACACCGAGGTGCTCATCGAGGAATTCATCCAAGGCAAGGAACTCACCGTGGGCGTCGTCGGCGACGAGGCATTCCCGATCGTCGAGATCGTGCCAAAGGTCGATTTCTACAGCTACGAGAACAAATACACGAAGGGCGCGTCGGACTATTACTGCCCGGCCCGGCTCGACGCGGAGACGACCGCAAAAGTGCAGGACGCCGCGCTCGCCGCGCACCGCTCGCTTGGGCTGGAAGTCTATTCCCGCGTGGACGTTCTCCTCGATGCGGCAGGCAATGCCTGCGTGCTCGAGGTGAACACGATTCCCGGGATGACCGAGACGAGCCTGCTGCCGAAAGGTGCGGCCGCCGTCGGCATCAGCTTCCCCGCCCTGTGTGAACGCATCGCCGCATTGTCACTCGCCAAAGGAAATCCACCCGCATGA
- the murG gene encoding undecaprenyldiphospho-muramoylpentapeptide beta-N-acetylglucosaminyltransferase — protein MRVVIACGGTGGHLFPGLAVAQTLKDRGHELLLLVSEKAIDAQALKAHPDFRSEKLPSVGLPSVLSPAFIKFVSRTWESIGQCKQIYRKFRPDAVLGMGGFTSTAPLLAGRLTKIPTFIHESNSIPGKANKLAARFVDRVLIGFDACEQFFPAGKCSVVGTPVRKDLGARIPREEALQIFQLDPNRRTLLVMGGSQGAAGINQLLYKAAPLLRDANLQLIHLTGEREDRLAAANYLREEVPAYVAPFHHRMQEVYSAADLVVSRAGAASLSELSHFALPSILVPYPHAAENHQETNADIFVEAGAAEKFLESGTTPDQLARRITDLLTDDTARAHMAAAAKAAAPDDAAAKVADVIEETVRAKTR, from the coding sequence ATGCGTGTTGTCATTGCCTGTGGCGGAACCGGAGGTCATCTCTTTCCCGGTCTTGCCGTCGCCCAAACTCTCAAGGACCGCGGCCACGAGCTGCTCCTGCTCGTCTCCGAGAAAGCCATCGACGCCCAGGCGTTGAAGGCCCACCCCGATTTCCGTTCCGAGAAACTGCCCTCCGTCGGCCTCCCGTCGGTCCTTTCACCGGCCTTCATCAAATTCGTTTCCCGCACCTGGGAAAGCATCGGCCAGTGCAAGCAGATCTACCGGAAGTTCCGGCCCGACGCCGTTCTCGGCATGGGCGGGTTCACGTCGACCGCTCCGCTTCTCGCCGGCCGTCTCACGAAGATCCCCACCTTCATCCACGAGTCGAATTCGATCCCCGGCAAGGCCAACAAACTCGCCGCGCGCTTCGTCGACCGCGTCCTCATCGGCTTCGACGCCTGCGAGCAATTCTTCCCCGCCGGGAAATGCTCCGTCGTCGGCACGCCCGTTCGCAAGGACCTGGGCGCCCGCATTCCGCGTGAGGAGGCGCTCCAGATCTTCCAGCTGGATCCCAATCGCCGCACCCTTCTCGTGATGGGAGGCAGCCAGGGCGCCGCCGGCATCAACCAGCTCCTCTACAAGGCCGCCCCGCTGCTCCGCGACGCGAATCTCCAGCTCATCCACCTCACCGGGGAACGCGAGGATCGCCTCGCCGCGGCCAACTACCTCCGCGAGGAAGTGCCGGCCTACGTCGCCCCCTTCCACCACCGCATGCAGGAAGTCTACTCGGCAGCCGACCTCGTCGTTTCCCGCGCCGGCGCCGCCAGCCTCAGCGAACTCTCGCACTTCGCCCTGCCCTCGATTCTCGTCCCCTACCCGCACGCGGCCGAGAATCATCAGGAGACCAACGCCGACATCTTCGTCGAGGCCGGCGCCGCCGAAAAATTCCTCGAATCCGGCACCACCCCCGACCAGCTCGCCCGCCGCATCACCGACCTGCTCACCGACGATACCGCCCGTGCCCACATGGCCGCCGCCGCGAAGGCCGCCGCTCCCGACGACGCCGCCGCCAAGGTGGCCGACGTCATCGAGGAAACCGTCCGCGCCAAAACCCGCTGA
- a CDS encoding cell division protein FtsZ, with product MPEAPEKPITMLEIPRTLLTDTSSGIPPRVLVAGVGNAGVSLVDRLTLTGLEDSLELVAINTDGVSLGGSVAPKKVLIGSRTARGLGTGGDPEVGAESAEESEAELEAALDGAAIVIVCAGLGGGVGSGATPVIVDLAKNRGALVVVLATLPFAFEGRRRVQQAADSREELARAADAFLTFENDRMSELAEPLAGVHETFSVSDQILADTVAAIARLTTTPGPIRVTTADLLAVFRNPGSTCAFGSAEAAGSNRSNEAVERALKSPLLGRGKSLADARSTLVHISAPTDLRLAEIRAIMETVGRHTDGHLHLGVGLDPDRATLAVSILATTGGSEPARAPRPASTRKATPPPPEEEPAAGIEPVPVAEIEVPPPKASELFDTSPYAVAKAAGARKAPKPEQKTLSLDPVARGRFEKSEPTIVGGEDLDVPTFLRQKIKLR from the coding sequence ATGCCTGAAGCACCCGAGAAGCCCATCACCATGCTGGAAATCCCGCGCACCCTGCTCACCGATACCTCCTCCGGAATCCCGCCCCGCGTGCTCGTCGCGGGCGTCGGCAACGCCGGCGTCTCGCTCGTCGATCGCCTCACGCTCACCGGCCTCGAGGATTCGCTCGAGCTCGTTGCCATCAACACCGACGGCGTTTCGCTCGGCGGCTCGGTCGCGCCGAAAAAGGTGCTCATCGGCTCCCGCACGGCCCGCGGACTCGGCACGGGCGGCGACCCCGAGGTGGGAGCGGAATCCGCCGAGGAATCCGAGGCGGAACTCGAAGCCGCCCTCGACGGCGCGGCCATCGTGATCGTCTGCGCCGGCCTGGGTGGCGGCGTGGGCAGCGGCGCGACGCCCGTGATTGTGGATCTCGCCAAGAATCGCGGCGCCCTCGTCGTCGTGCTGGCCACGCTTCCCTTCGCATTCGAAGGCCGCCGACGCGTGCAGCAGGCCGCCGATTCCCGGGAGGAACTCGCCCGCGCCGCCGATGCGTTTCTCACCTTCGAGAACGACCGAATGTCGGAACTCGCCGAGCCGCTGGCCGGCGTTCACGAGACCTTTTCCGTGTCCGACCAGATTCTCGCCGATACGGTGGCGGCCATCGCCCGGTTGACCACGACGCCCGGCCCCATCCGCGTCACCACTGCCGATCTTCTCGCCGTCTTCCGCAATCCCGGATCGACCTGCGCCTTTGGTTCCGCCGAGGCCGCCGGCAGCAATCGCTCGAACGAGGCCGTCGAACGCGCCTTGAAATCGCCCCTCCTCGGCCGCGGCAAATCCCTCGCCGACGCCCGTTCGACGCTCGTCCACATTTCCGCCCCCACCGACCTCCGCCTGGCCGAAATTCGCGCCATCATGGAAACCGTGGGCCGACACACCGATGGCCATCTCCACCTCGGTGTCGGCCTCGATCCCGATCGGGCCACGCTCGCCGTCTCCATTCTGGCGACCACCGGCGGCTCGGAACCCGCCCGCGCTCCGCGTCCTGCCTCCACCCGTAAGGCGACTCCGCCTCCGCCCGAGGAAGAACCGGCTGCCGGGATCGAGCCCGTCCCGGTCGCGGAAATCGAGGTGCCGCCTCCGAAGGCCAGCGAACTCTTTGACACCAGCCCCTACGCCGTCGCCAAAGCCGCCGGAGCCAGAAAGGCGCCCAAGCCGGAGCAAAAAACCCTGAGCCTCGATCCCGTGGCCCGAGGCCGTTTCGAGAAGAGCGAACCCACCATCGTCGGCGGCGAGGACCTCGACGTCCCGACCTTCCTCCGCCAGAAGATCAAGCTGCGCTGA
- the ftsW gene encoding putative lipid II flippase FtsW, translating to MKTFTAILQRHAIHILLLVIAGLVTLGVVMLFSTSAFAKDAHGDVYYFVKRQCFWLAIGLTACTFGALVDYHFWQKWWWAIFLGALLTLALCFAPHIGLKINGSRRWISLGFANFQPSECAKVAAILFLAWWYDRFAPRKREFWFGFVFPMAIVGVMLALIVIEVDLGATALIGAAMVGTMFVAGASLRYLGTSAIVGLVGVIFVATKIPERMQRFLAFLHPEQYRLTEGLQQWQALIAIGSGGVQGLGLGNGRQKMLYLPEAHTDFIFPMIGEELGLIFTLLIVGSYLVICVCGYLVAMNAKDRFGMLVGFGFITTILLQAAVNIGMTTSLLPNKGMPLPFISFGGSNLMICLFMIGVLINIHRNGHPVLAPVGRVRLAARVTPRI from the coding sequence TTGAAGACGTTCACCGCCATCCTGCAGCGACACGCCATTCACATTCTCCTGCTCGTCATCGCGGGGCTTGTGACTCTTGGCGTCGTGATGCTGTTCAGCACCAGCGCCTTTGCGAAGGATGCGCACGGCGACGTCTACTACTTCGTGAAGCGGCAGTGCTTCTGGCTCGCCATCGGCCTCACCGCCTGCACCTTCGGCGCGCTTGTCGATTATCACTTCTGGCAGAAGTGGTGGTGGGCGATCTTCCTCGGCGCGCTCCTGACCCTGGCGCTCTGCTTCGCCCCCCACATCGGACTCAAGATCAATGGCTCCCGCCGCTGGATCAGCCTCGGTTTCGCGAACTTCCAGCCCAGCGAATGCGCCAAGGTCGCCGCCATCCTCTTCCTCGCGTGGTGGTATGATCGCTTTGCTCCCCGCAAGCGCGAGTTCTGGTTCGGGTTCGTCTTCCCGATGGCCATCGTCGGCGTGATGCTCGCCCTCATCGTGATCGAAGTCGACCTCGGCGCCACCGCGCTCATCGGCGCAGCCATGGTCGGCACGATGTTCGTGGCCGGCGCCAGCCTCCGCTACCTCGGCACCAGCGCCATCGTCGGTCTTGTTGGCGTGATCTTCGTCGCCACGAAGATTCCCGAGCGCATGCAGCGCTTCCTCGCTTTCCTTCATCCCGAGCAATACCGCCTTACCGAGGGTCTCCAGCAATGGCAGGCGCTCATCGCGATCGGCTCGGGCGGCGTCCAGGGCCTCGGCCTCGGCAATGGCCGCCAGAAGATGCTCTACCTCCCCGAAGCCCACACCGACTTCATCTTCCCGATGATCGGCGAGGAACTCGGCCTTATCTTCACCCTGCTCATCGTCGGCTCGTATCTCGTGATCTGTGTCTGCGGCTACCTCGTCGCGATGAACGCGAAGGACCGCTTCGGCATGCTCGTCGGCTTTGGCTTCATCACCACGATTCTTCTGCAGGCCGCCGTGAACATCGGCATGACGACCTCCCTGCTGCCCAACAAGGGCATGCCGCTTCCCTTCATCAGCTTCGGCGGCTCGAACCTGATGATCTGCCTTTTCATGATCGGAGTGCTCATCAACATTCACCGCAACGGCCATCCCGTGCTCGCTCCCGTGGGACGAGTGCGCCTCGCCGCGAGGGTGACACCACGCATCTAG
- a CDS encoding FtsQ-type POTRA domain-containing protein — protein sequence MSIRRVEKKAPARNRRVTSSRSARSHLLDVRVRQATARDRRKNRTFSVIFGVMLWVGVAAGAVYGFNAITQKFFLQNPEYSLRIVDAQLDDLMTTEEALHISGFKLGENIFRLDLGAAEKAFRKIDQIATITIQRDWPATVRIKLTKREPVAWLARAGVDFSTDTALLLDASGSTMRPYRVEPEYWRLPVILASDPDLIQQGDRLAIADLKAALALIAARAARPDSLLEIRAIDITRGYAFEVTDANKAKLTFSPQDPGTQIDRVQKLLENCRETGRQLDTVNLIPKKYTPVRFMLLSLQEPPPSAIEKPNRKVRN from the coding sequence ATGAGCATCCGTCGCGTTGAAAAGAAAGCCCCGGCCCGGAACCGCCGCGTCACCTCGAGCCGCTCGGCCCGCAGCCATCTGCTCGATGTGCGCGTCCGCCAGGCCACGGCCCGGGACCGTCGCAAGAACCGCACCTTCAGCGTCATCTTCGGAGTGATGCTGTGGGTCGGCGTCGCGGCCGGCGCGGTCTATGGCTTCAACGCAATCACCCAGAAATTCTTTCTCCAGAATCCCGAATACAGCCTGCGAATCGTCGATGCCCAGCTCGACGACCTGATGACGACCGAGGAAGCGCTGCACATCTCGGGATTCAAACTCGGGGAAAACATCTTCCGCCTCGACCTCGGTGCCGCCGAGAAGGCCTTCCGCAAGATCGACCAGATCGCGACCATCACCATCCAGCGCGACTGGCCCGCCACGGTGCGCATCAAGCTGACCAAACGCGAACCGGTCGCCTGGCTCGCCCGCGCCGGCGTGGATTTTTCCACCGACACCGCCCTCCTCCTCGACGCGAGCGGCAGCACGATGCGCCCCTACCGCGTGGAGCCGGAATACTGGCGCCTGCCCGTGATTCTCGCCTCCGATCCCGATCTCATCCAGCAGGGCGACCGGCTCGCCATCGCCGATCTCAAGGCCGCCCTCGCCCTGATCGCCGCCCGCGCCGCGCGCCCCGATTCCCTGCTCGAAATTCGTGCGATCGATATCACCAGGGGCTACGCGTTCGAAGTCACCGACGCAAACAAGGCCAAGCTCACCTTCTCCCCGCAGGACCCCGGCACGCAGATCGATCGCGTGCAAAAACTCCTCGAAAACTGCCGGGAAACCGGCCGCCAGCTCGATACCGTGAACCTCATTCCGAAAAAATACACTCCCGTGCGCTTCATGCTTCTCTCGCTCCAGGAACCGCCGCCGTCGGCCATCGAGAAACCCAATCGAAAGGTGCGCAACTAA
- a CDS encoding LysM peptidoglycan-binding domain-containing protein, translating into MKIRLPIRKPAPPRQRPPKLKLKASVARSRRAPIIEEEDDFLDEPEPNMKLSHAFVVVLVLHVIAVAGVFAFNSVKARQADIFSASKESAPALAQSTNEAPPAVSDGTAADPSNGSAMQPESPAPAATAAATATPAAVPTASGAKTHEMQPGETLTKIAAEYGVTIAALQQVNNITDPTKLRAGTVLTIPEGGHPAPVAVAPVAQPAAPTATPTAESIAAAAAIKDSGEVYTVVKGDNPVKIAKKLHVPYADLMTLNGNPDPRKLQIGQKFKIPASTTKK; encoded by the coding sequence ATGAAAATCCGCCTGCCGATCCGCAAGCCCGCCCCGCCGCGCCAGCGCCCGCCGAAGCTCAAGCTGAAAGCCAGCGTCGCTCGTTCGCGTCGCGCTCCGATCATCGAGGAAGAAGACGATTTCCTCGACGAGCCGGAGCCGAACATGAAGCTCTCGCACGCCTTCGTCGTGGTCCTCGTGCTCCACGTCATCGCCGTCGCCGGCGTCTTCGCCTTCAACTCCGTCAAGGCCCGCCAGGCGGACATTTTCTCCGCCTCGAAGGAATCCGCGCCCGCGCTCGCGCAAAGCACAAACGAAGCACCGCCCGCCGTGTCGGACGGCACCGCCGCCGACCCCTCCAACGGTTCGGCCATGCAACCGGAAAGCCCGGCGCCCGCCGCAACGGCCGCCGCCACCGCGACTCCCGCGGCTGTTCCGACTGCCTCCGGCGCGAAGACCCACGAAATGCAGCCCGGAGAGACGCTCACGAAGATCGCCGCGGAATATGGCGTGACGATCGCCGCGCTCCAGCAGGTGAATAACATCACCGATCCCACGAAGCTCCGCGCCGGCACCGTGCTCACGATTCCCGAGGGCGGCCATCCCGCGCCGGTCGCCGTTGCCCCCGTGGCCCAGCCCGCCGCCCCGACCGCGACGCCGACCGCCGAGAGCATCGCCGCCGCAGCCGCGATCAAGGATTCCGGCGAAGTCTACACCGTCGTGAAGGGCGACAACCCCGTGAAGATCGCCAAGAAGCTCCACGTTCCCTACGCGGACCTCATGACCCTCAACGGCAATCCCGACCCTCGCAAACTTCAGATCGGCCAGAAGTTCAAGATCCCGGCCAGCACGACCAAGAAATAA
- a CDS encoding LysR substrate-binding domain-containing protein: protein MEVHQLRYAVAIARTGNFSRAALECHISQPSLSQQVRKLEEELGERLFERDQKRTRLTATGERFITRAARILDELAEAEREARDTHEVARGEVSVGVLPTIAPYFLPAIISRFSEHFPGVQVVIHEETTATLSSLLASYEIDLAIASLPLDEEAFHVTPLFTEELLLAVPAAHPLARKKSVTASDLEATTFVLMKEGHCLGDQTLRFCHQTGVNPRVISRSAQVETIRGLVHAGLGISLIPKMAAAAPQNGDPVYRSLRSPRPERTIAAFWNRRRPLSRAANAFLEILQP, encoded by the coding sequence ATGGAAGTGCACCAACTCCGCTACGCCGTCGCGATCGCCCGGACCGGGAATTTCAGTCGCGCCGCGTTGGAGTGCCACATCTCGCAGCCGTCGCTCAGCCAGCAGGTCCGCAAGCTCGAGGAGGAACTCGGCGAGCGCCTGTTCGAGCGAGACCAGAAGCGCACCCGTCTCACCGCGACCGGCGAGCGCTTCATCACCCGCGCCGCCCGCATCCTCGACGAACTCGCCGAGGCCGAACGCGAGGCCCGCGATACGCACGAAGTCGCGCGCGGCGAGGTCTCGGTCGGCGTCCTCCCGACGATCGCGCCCTATTTTCTCCCGGCAATCATCAGCCGTTTCTCCGAGCATTTCCCCGGCGTGCAGGTTGTCATTCATGAAGAAACCACCGCCACCCTCTCCTCGCTCCTCGCGAGCTATGAGATCGACCTCGCCATCGCGAGCCTGCCGCTGGACGAGGAAGCGTTTCACGTGACGCCCCTGTTCACCGAGGAGCTGCTCCTTGCCGTGCCAGCCGCGCATCCGCTGGCTCGCAAGAAATCCGTCACCGCCTCCGATCTGGAAGCCACGACCTTCGTCCTCATGAAGGAAGGCCACTGCCTCGGCGACCAGACCCTGCGTTTCTGCCACCAGACCGGGGTGAATCCGCGCGTGATCTCCCGCAGCGCGCAGGTGGAAACCATCCGGGGCCTCGTCCACGCCGGTCTCGGCATTTCGTTGATTCCGAAAATGGCTGCCGCGGCTCCACAGAATGGCGATCCCGTCTATCGCTCGCTCCGCTCACCACGCCCCGAACGCACGATCGCCGCGTTCTGGAATCGCCGCCGCCCGCTGTCCCGCGCCGCCAACGCCTTCCTCGAGATCCTTCAGCCCTGA
- the murC gene encoding UDP-N-acetylmuramate--L-alanine ligase, translating into MLIPNLTSILTGPPARVHLIGVAGSGMSGIAALALALGHRVSGSDKSQTVELERLKKKGLVFYGPHRAEEVDDADIVIYSSAIKVGNPAFDAAHALGKPMVRRADALAAIMAAKKGIIVCGMHGKTTTSSMAAHVLRSCGFKPSHYVGAEIPILGTNARWDSEGEFFVAEGDESDGTLINYHPEHAIVLNIEPEHLDFYKDLAAIDAVYTKLITQTRGRIVYCADDAGATRVCAKHPGAVGYGRTEAARYRHTDLRVANFQSHFGVLRDGEDLGDIELNVPGAHNASNALAVIALALELGAPFAQIAEALKVFRGARRRFEIKYQSPRNIVIDDYGHHPTEIAATLATARTGGWKRTLAMFQPHRYSRTLALKEEFGRAFVDADAVFIADVYAASEKPIPGVSGLTLIEALERNHHPHARFQAEVPKLPWELGPEIRDGDLIMSLGAGNIHECGRQIAADLTLRDTLQEIIGPGTIRLYEPLSRHTTLRVGGPAQFWVEPETEEGFAELVRYCFDEDVPFMVMGRGSNLLVRDGGIPGVVAHLTKGEFAHQQVVGEEIHAGVGVKLKLIAATAKNAGLGGMEWMDGIPGNLGGSLRMNAGAMGREMFDHVVRVRFCDQDGNIFTRTPAEMEIQYRSVPTLLRNFALSAVLRGDPAPAADIERRLGESETKRKESQPAAASAGCIFKNPAEIPAGKLIDELGFKNFTVGKARVSEVHGNFIVNDGGATAEEVLTLIEEIKTAAMRERGIDLHTEVQIVGKDA; encoded by the coding sequence GTGCTCATCCCGAACCTTACCTCAATCCTCACCGGCCCGCCCGCGCGCGTGCACCTGATCGGCGTCGCCGGCTCCGGGATGAGCGGCATTGCCGCCCTCGCCCTCGCCCTCGGCCATCGCGTGAGCGGTTCGGACAAATCGCAGACCGTCGAGCTCGAGCGGCTGAAAAAGAAGGGCCTCGTCTTCTACGGACCGCACCGAGCCGAAGAGGTCGACGACGCCGACATCGTCATCTATTCCTCCGCGATCAAGGTCGGCAATCCCGCCTTCGACGCCGCTCACGCCCTCGGAAAGCCGATGGTCCGCCGCGCCGACGCCCTCGCCGCGATCATGGCCGCCAAGAAAGGCATCATCGTCTGCGGCATGCACGGCAAGACCACGACGTCCTCGATGGCCGCCCACGTCCTTCGCAGCTGCGGCTTCAAGCCGTCGCACTACGTGGGCGCGGAGATTCCCATTCTCGGCACGAACGCCCGCTGGGATTCCGAAGGAGAATTCTTCGTCGCCGAAGGGGACGAGAGTGACGGCACGCTCATCAACTATCATCCCGAGCACGCCATCGTATTGAACATCGAGCCCGAGCACCTCGATTTCTACAAGGACCTCGCCGCGATCGACGCCGTCTACACCAAGCTCATCACGCAGACCCGCGGCCGGATCGTCTACTGCGCCGACGACGCCGGCGCCACCCGCGTCTGCGCGAAACACCCCGGCGCGGTTGGCTACGGTCGCACCGAGGCCGCCCGCTACCGCCACACCGACCTCCGCGTCGCCAATTTCCAGTCGCACTTCGGCGTCCTCCGCGACGGCGAGGACCTCGGCGACATCGAGCTCAACGTCCCCGGCGCGCACAACGCGAGCAACGCTCTCGCCGTCATCGCTCTCGCCCTCGAGCTCGGTGCGCCGTTCGCCCAGATCGCCGAGGCTTTGAAGGTTTTCCGCGGCGCCCGGCGTCGGTTCGAAATCAAATACCAGAGCCCGCGCAACATCGTCATCGACGACTACGGCCATCACCCGACGGAGATCGCCGCCACGCTTGCCACCGCCCGCACCGGCGGCTGGAAGCGCACGCTCGCGATGTTCCAGCCGCACCGCTACTCGCGCACGCTTGCGCTCAAGGAGGAATTTGGCCGGGCGTTTGTCGACGCCGACGCCGTCTTCATCGCCGACGTCTACGCCGCCAGCGAGAAGCCGATCCCGGGCGTCTCCGGTCTCACGCTCATCGAAGCGCTCGAGCGCAACCATCACCCGCACGCCCGCTTCCAGGCCGAGGTCCCGAAGCTTCCGTGGGAACTCGGCCCCGAGATCCGCGATGGCGACCTCATCATGAGTCTCGGCGCCGGCAACATTCACGAATGCGGCCGACAGATCGCCGCGGACCTCACGCTCCGCGACACCCTGCAGGAGATCATCGGCCCCGGCACGATCCGCCTCTACGAGCCGCTCTCGCGTCACACCACGCTGCGCGTCGGCGGCCCTGCGCAGTTCTGGGTGGAGCCCGAGACCGAGGAAGGCTTCGCCGAGCTCGTGCGCTACTGCTTCGACGAGGATGTGCCATTCATGGTCATGGGCCGTGGCTCGAATCTCCTCGTTCGCGATGGTGGCATTCCCGGCGTCGTCGCGCACCTGACGAAGGGCGAATTCGCCCACCAGCAGGTCGTCGGCGAGGAAATCCACGCCGGCGTCGGCGTGAAACTCAAGCTGATCGCCGCCACCGCAAAGAACGCCGGCCTCGGCGGCATGGAGTGGATGGACGGCATTCCCGGCAACCTCGGCGGCAGCCTGCGCATGAACGCCGGCGCGATGGGCCGCGAGATGTTCGACCACGTCGTGCGCGTCCGCTTCTGCGACCAGGATGGCAACATCTTCACCCGCACGCCTGCGGAGATGGAAATTCAATATCGCAGCGTGCCGACGCTCCTCAGAAATTTCGCGCTCTCCGCCGTTCTGCGCGGCGATCCCGCGCCGGCCGCGGACATCGAACGCCGCCTCGGCGAGTCGGAAACGAAGCGCAAGGAAAGCCAGCCCGCCGCCGCGAGCGCCGGCTGTATTTTCAAGAATCCCGCCGAGATTCCCGCCGGCAAACTGATCGACGAGCTCGGCTTCAAGAATTTCACCGTCGGCAAGGCCCGCGTCTCCGAAGTGCACGGCAACTTCATCGTGAACGACGGCGGCGCGACCGCCGAAGAGGTGCTCACCCTCATCGAAGAAATCAAGACCGCCGCCATGCGCGAGCGGGGCATCGATCTCCACACCGAAGTGCAGATCGTGGGAAAGGACGCATAA
- the ftsA gene encoding cell division protein FtsA has translation MPKDRLLVGLEIGTFKVCAVVAEARADGSLRILGVGESKSVGIRKGEIVDFNSAIQCVRDAIADAEEKADAEIESVWVAVTGAHIQSFNNRGVTPIPEDRGEIDSEDIRDVEASAKEVNIPDQNWFIHTITQHYYVDNQEGVVNPIGMIGHKLEADFHIVHGVKTRIQNTLRCVKEANVAAEEVVINSVASAQVVLDQHQKDLGAIVLDIGGGTTDYIVYVDGAVQHSGVLAIGGDHITNDISIGLRIPIARAERLKTEEGSADVDAAQPGDTIILKNDSGFSGCEIERSNLNRIIYARVRELFELVRRDVAGHCDFDLIRSGVMLTGGCSRLRGIQQVAAEVFDMTVHSVAAQEVTGPTSVFQNPQYATAIGVVKYAQLMQIDEEPDSLLGAVGRKIGSIFRRRANA, from the coding sequence ATGCCAAAGGATCGTCTGCTCGTCGGTCTCGAGATCGGCACGTTCAAAGTTTGCGCCGTTGTCGCGGAAGCCCGCGCCGACGGCTCGCTGCGCATCCTGGGCGTGGGCGAATCCAAATCCGTTGGCATCCGCAAGGGCGAGATTGTCGACTTCAACAGCGCCATTCAATGCGTGCGCGACGCGATCGCCGATGCGGAGGAGAAGGCCGACGCGGAGATCGAGAGCGTCTGGGTGGCCGTCACCGGCGCGCACATCCAGAGCTTCAACAACCGCGGCGTCACGCCGATCCCCGAGGATCGCGGCGAGATCGACTCCGAGGACATCCGCGACGTCGAGGCCAGCGCCAAGGAGGTCAACATTCCCGACCAGAACTGGTTCATCCACACGATCACGCAGCACTACTACGTCGACAACCAGGAGGGCGTCGTGAACCCGATCGGCATGATCGGGCACAAGCTCGAGGCAGACTTCCACATCGTGCACGGAGTCAAGACACGCATCCAGAACACGCTCCGCTGCGTGAAGGAGGCGAATGTCGCCGCCGAGGAAGTCGTCATCAACTCCGTCGCGTCCGCGCAGGTCGTGCTGGACCAGCACCAGAAGGACCTCGGCGCCATCGTCCTCGACATCGGCGGCGGCACCACGGACTACATCGTCTACGTGGACGGCGCCGTGCAGCACAGCGGCGTGCTCGCGATCGGCGGCGACCACATCACGAACGACATCTCCATCGGCCTGCGCATCCCCATCGCCCGTGCCGAGCGGCTCAAGACCGAGGAGGGCAGTGCGGATGTCGACGCCGCCCAGCCCGGCGACACGATCATTCTCAAGAACGACTCCGGCTTCTCCGGCTGCGAGATCGAACGCTCGAACCTCAATCGCATCATCTACGCCCGCGTCCGCGAACTCTTCGAGCTCGTGCGACGCGACGTGGCCGGGCACTGCGACTTCGACCTCATCCGATCGGGCGTCATGCTCACCGGCGGTTGCAGCCGGCTCCGCGGCATCCAGCAGGTCGCCGCCGAAGTCTTCGACATGACGGTGCACTCCGTCGCCGCGCAGGAAGTCACCGGGCCGACATCCGTCTTCCAGAATCCGCAATACGCGACCGCCATCGGCGTCGTGAAATACGCGCAACTCATGCAGATCGACGAAGAGCCCGACTCGCTCCTCGGAGCAGTGGGACGAAAAATCGGCAGCATTTTCCGCCGCCGCGCCAATGCCTGA